ttaaaattatattaatcttacattatatgcatatttatttcagaataatcgtgttatatgatttatttatgattaaaactaagtTGGTGTGgattattgattaaatattaaacactatcaaatattgattaaaactattaatttttgttatttaataatttgaataaattaataaaatttattgatatttaaaaatctaaatttaaaaattaaattttataaaattaatataatattgaaataaagaaacaaagtgaaggataacaaaatgataattttgaaataatatcagatttagtacatcactgaaataatatcagatttaaaatgttaaaagtgtaaaaagaccaaattgcccaaaccaTCAAAAGGTATTTTCGtataaaaaatggcaaaatgaccaattttAAGATAAACTCTTAGTCCAGGGttgtctgacgatatttttaaaatccatggactatgagcgagataaaaccatagtccatggaccatttttgtagttcactctaaaaaaaagcaaaaggaGCAACTTtgaaataaacccttagtccaagGACTattgacgatatttttaaagttcagagACCATAGGTGAGATAAACTCATAGTGCATGAactatttttgtagttcactcttatttCTATACTAACTTATTTCAATGACATTTATTGTAACTTTATAaaagtgaactacataaatgataTTCTCTCCTACCCAACTAAATTGAGACGTTTTCTTTTGGATGTCCGAACTAAGTTGAATCCTTttttttatgacaaaaaataaaatattcaatcactcttaatttatttctctctctttcttttcaatacaatttcttaatatCAGTATCCAAAAGATTTgaatcaacttagttgggatgaaATAAATACCTTATACTTAGTTCACTAATAAATATCAATAGTCCCTGATTTTTTTGTAGCATTATAAAAAGTGAATTACATGTTTTACCTAAAATTTATCTTAAATTTAAATGCGACCCATATTCTTTAAATAAATTCTTACACATCTGATGACTTTAATATAATTTGCTAGAAGGATGGTTGTACTATTTGGACTCCGTTTTGGTCAAAAAAACCTTCAAACATCcaaggagcaatttgtttttgtttttttttagtcTAAAAAACCTTTTGATATCATCGCAAAGTCCAAATACAAAAAGTGTATTTCACTAAAaccatattaaaaaatattaaaatagatttcacagagtatatatatttaaattattgtacacTGAAGCCACAACACAAAGCAAATCTTATACGGAGTATTAGGaattgaatatataaataaaaacttgATTTTCTCTAAATTTATTTTGGCAAATTATAGATTTACTATGAACATCATAAAATTTTTATTCCATCTTAGTAgtattttgttaaaaaataaatttcacatagttaaataaaaattcattttataagaTTTAATGGTATGcatatttaatttatcatttccatatatttcataatattaaaaaaataaataattatccggggatgttattatttttttaatagaacTACCTTTTaagtaataaaatttaaattaaaaataatataaactaataaatgaattaataatatattaatataacttTCAACCAACTTTTGTTAATTTAAAGTATAAAAGTTAATAACATAAATAATTGTAAGCAATATATGAtgacataaatatttttttctcaaaaggAACGGTTAAATCCATGTGTTTTGACATTCAATCAGGATTAAAACGATACTATGAGAATAGTCTTTTTTGTTGTATTTAATTCCTCTACTAACACATCCTTATTACTACTAATATGTAAAAAAATCTCTAATACCAAAATGCCCTTTAATTAGGAGCTTGAGGGCAAAATTTTGGTACCAAAAATGTATTACttcattctattataaaactagtgtATAACTCatattcattaaattttttcACACATTCTGattttcatttcttaaaatctgtagGTAACAGAACTAGCCAGGATGgtcattatttgattatttcttATATGGATACATTAGGTACGGTATTTTATTTCCGGcaactaattaattaactcATATACATACATAAATACATTTGGGAATGTAATAAATGCAAactttaaatattgtacaaacttcaaataaTGATCTGGACCgtcagaaaatgtcaacagatgataaaatatcaacacagtgtcaacggttgaaaCCGTgctgacatcaaaatcttgaattttacactgtgttgatgttgtattgacactgtgttgaaaagtttggagtttgtacaatatactatagagtttgcattttatcactacctcatataaataataatagcaCTAATTAATTAACCTTATAGTACATGTTATAGCCACATATATATCAATATAACGCTCTTATCTTACAAcgttgttgaagaagaagaggaagaatgAAGAATCTCTCTCATGATCTGCACCTGAGCTACAAGGCACTTTATATAGTGAGCCGTTTCATTCAACAAGCTGCGAGAATCCATGCCTTCCCCACCTGGCACGACGTCGCATAGTTGGTTCAAGTTCAACCCAAACCTCTCATCCACATTTCTAGGGTTTCGCCTCGCCCTCTTTCTCCCTTTCATCTTCCTCAGCAGGGCCCGGCTCCACGCCCTCCGCGGCCCCACTGCAGAAGCCATGGATGCATAGGCCGCGCCTCTCACTGCCCGGTGCCTCCTTCTCTTCTCCTCTATTGTTGCTGGAAAAGGAGACATCTTGCACTTGAGTCTCCCCATGGCTTTCAGAAACCGGGAGGCGAGCCGCTTCTTCAGGGGATTATAATTAGGGTTCTTCATTGTTGAGGAGAAGGAGAGGGTTTTTTTAGGGTTTTGTGAGAGAGAGGACATGAATATATTTGGACAAAATGATTAGCTTCTGAGTTCTGACATAAGAGATTTGTGTGATTATATATATAACCAAAGTGTACGTGCGTTGATCATAAGAGAGTGTGTGATATATAGAAGCAAAAGGATTGAAAATGGGAGGTGAGACTGAGAAGGGGGCCGGCTTGGTGGTAGGGAATCAATCTTGAAATGGAatctccaattttttttttctaatgtaTATTTGTGTTTAATAATTGCTAGCTGGAACTAAAACTGAAGAATAAGGGCATCTAATTAAGTTTATCTTTTGATAGTTTAGTTTGTCTTTTTAGTTACAATTTACAGCTCACACACATCCAATGGATAAAGGACTTGTTAATAAGAATGCAAATGTTATTAGGTCATAATCTCTCACTTTCATTTTAGGGTTTGGAACAAAATTTGTGGGGTTTGGATTAGTCTCTAACTACCATATGATTGCACATGGCTTCACTGCCCTTTTTTCAAATGAAGGTCCCTTATCTCTCTCTATCTCACAAATTATATAAACTAATCAATCTTCTCCTTTCTAGAAGTTAATTAGAGGAGAAGGTTGTTGGTggtataatttgtgtttttaactagatttatttttggtatacatttgaattatttttgtatacgagtaaagattttttttaaataaaaaacaccCATTGTGGGCAGAGAGGTTAGGCAGACCTCCAATCCGTAAATAGAATCAAAATGTATTATTAAAAAACATGATCCAAGCCCAAAAGTAACTTGAATCCAAAAGTAGAAGAACTAATAAACTGGTATACGAGTAAAGATATGTAGAGACTGCGTGTAAATGAAATAATACTTACTATGTTATCAGAGCCAACTTTTATTAGGACGTCAAACTAATACACACAACATTTTTAAGCTTGTTAATTAAATCGGAAATTATGTAGCACTAGTTTTTAAGTTTTTGAAATAATAGAGTTCTACTTTGTTAGAATTCCACAGCCTTCATGAAAAGCCCTGATCACCTAACCCTTTTCTTGGACCCTTCCAATTCGCATCAGAATATATTCACACATTTTATAATACCACATTTTAATTTCAAATGACATTAAGTATTTTTGCAGCATACTCTAGTACTGACTTTACACATAGTATTTTATAACCATGTCTACTTTATAAGTATACACGTATGTGCCACAAATAGAACGAATGAAACTCACACAAGAAAGTCTAACTTTATTTTTGTAGTTGAAGGATCATTGTATTATATAATTTGCAAGCTGTCAGCCATTTTTTTCGTGATGAATATCGTTTAAACAATCTTGGTTGTGCCCTAGCTAGATTCTCTAGACAATCACATATGCTACAAGTCTATAAATGTATATATAATTGAACGGACCATATATAAACACATGAAATTATTGACATTGGCATCACTTACAAAATATTGGTACCGTTAGGCATAATTTGATAAGGATTAGAGATATTTTGTTGCTAATTTTCAcatataataaagtaaattcATTTTGTTTACTAAAATTAGTTTTTAATACATTTTACCCAAATTAGTCCACTTctatttttgaattattttcttctttgtccaccaaaattaatccacttttattttgaattattttcacGATATCAATATGTCCACTTAATAATAACTGAATTCTAGCCACTAATGACATGATTCTATTTTTAACAAGGAaaatgatttagagacataatgtctccatGCCATAATACCCTTATGTCTCTATgccataattatattttatatgtgAACAAATATAACCAAACGCTATTTTTGGATAAAATCAATTAGCATGATCATTAGGGGGTGATCTAATTTCTATAATAAAGACTAATGAAGCTAAAGGTAAAATTAATTCAATAGAGTATATTATATTTTACATAGGaacaacataaaaataaatactcaatggaaggacttggaaagagacgaaaacgtgattagaatgcggatcaagttatatggaatgataaccgaaccggtcggatcagttagcaaatgtcgttgccacttaatcaatgcagtcttgctctcgctctttcttccttaccaaagtaatttgtaaactcccaatttgcacaactttaacaataaagcggcaagttcggggtcgatctctcagagaagttggtgttttgagtgtgtgagtagtgaacatggggggttggctgctgccacgctttaacttgggagtttttaactactgttattactctaggcagaattaaactagctagcttgatcaacggagaGTAAAGGATCTCCGCcttcttgtgatggcacaccctctatttataagctcgattcggcctccagctagATAACGATCCTGgtagggaatattcgctcatgctgagaatgagcgactcattgattgctacatgCCTTtattctagaatgacgacgcttttgagtaacagattcatgactcaggtccatccttgcgtctcataagctagcaagtgtccccttctagaacgttgtccttgataacagaatggtgcgccacatccagcggtccccacctaactgcttgatcgctccccttgatcaactcccccgattcttggccttttatcgccttttgtacttgcttgatcagtttggccttgctgccttggtcaagtagcattcctgcacatttaacacttgttttgcgcgataaaccaatcaagcagcgtacattttacccttaaaccgatgcatgaaatgagccttatcaaactgctcacacttagaacatacttgtcctcaagtataaagaaaaaaagaaaagaaaaaagataaggcaaatttcaggcatggtttacttatttcacaggtaaaagaaaaaaaacgaaAACAAGACTTCAAGATAAAAAACACGTATTcccatgtatgcattagaccgaattattttccaacaatcatacccgaggtcactcatttgccagtagct
This sequence is a window from Salvia splendens isolate huo1 chromosome 14, SspV2, whole genome shotgun sequence. Protein-coding genes within it:
- the LOC121764789 gene encoding transcription factor IBH1-like, giving the protein MSSLSQNPKKTLSFSSTMKNPNYNPLKKRLASRFLKAMGRLKCKMSPFPATIEEKRRRHRAVRGAAYASMASAVGPRRAWSRALLRKMKGRKRARRNPRNVDERFGLNLNQLCDVVPGGEGMDSRSLLNETAHYIKCLVAQVQIMREILHSSSSSSTTL